The Burkholderia ambifaria AMMD genome contains the following window.
CGCGCCGGTCAGGTTCGCGACGCCCATCCACAACCGCTCGTCGAGCACGTCGCCCTGCGCGGCCGCGGCCATCAGCCGCTGCGAACCGGCATTCTGCGGCGCGTGGCCGTCGATCGGCTGGCCGTGCGCGAGCCGTGCCGCTCGCACGCGCGCGCGGATCGCCTCGGCCTTCTCCCACGCGGCGGCTTCAGTGCCTGCGACGATCGGCCGGAACGACACGCTGATGCGCGGCGCGCGTCCGAACGGCGCCGCGGCGCCCCGCACGCGCGCGATCTGCTCGCGCACCGCGGCGAGCGGTTCGCCCCACGTCATGTAGACATCCGCGTGCTGCCCGGCCACCGCCAGCGCGGCCGGTGACGAGCCGCCGAAATAGATCGGCACATGCGGCCGCTGCGCGCTTTTCACGACAGGTGACGCCCCGCGCAGCCGGTAGAACGCGCCGTCGTGATCGACCGGCGCATCGGCGAGCCAGATGCGTTTCAGCACGTCGAGATATTCGCCGGTGCGGCGGTAGCGCGCGTCGTGCGGCACGAAATCGCCGTCGCGCTGCAGGTCGGCATCGTCGCCGCCCGACACGACGTTCAGCGCGAGCCGGCCGCCGCTGAATACATCGAGCGTCGCGATCTGCCGCGCGGCGGCCGCGAACGACGCGACGATGAAGCCGTCCGCCGCGTTGCTGAAATGGCCGACCAGGATCTGGTCGAAACCGGCGGCTTCGTGCGCCGCGCAAAGCGCCGCACTTAGTCGTGCTGGACGGCGCCGCCGCCCGGTACGTCGACCTGCGAGTCGGGCGGCGCAGTGATCATGCCGATAATGTCATGAGGGCCCCACGGCGGGGGCTTCAGACCCGTCTAAATCGGCCTTAATGGTATATTCGCGCCTTCAGCCTGACCGGCCATTCCAAGCCTAGCGACATGACACAAATAAAGAGAGACGGGAAAATCGTATTTGCAAATCAGCTTCGGGGCCTAGCTGTCTTGTCCGTCATCGTCGCCCACTATCTCGGAGTCTACTGGTTCGGTCGCGACGTAGTCGCCCAAACCATTGGCGCGCCGATAGTCGAAGGGGGCGCGCCGCGCATCTTCCCATACGTTTTCTTTGCTCCGACATTCAACTACGGCCCGTTCGGAGTCGCGGTCTTTTTCCTGATCAGCGGTTTCGTCATCCCGTTCTCGCTAGAGAAGTTGGGCGGTGTGAAATTCATTACAGCTCGACTGTTCAGGATTTTCCCGACGTACTGGGCGGCCACCTTGGTCACGCTGGGCGCCATCTATCTGTCCACCAGATACTGGGGGAGCCCATTCTACGTCACGTCCGATCAGGCAACGTGGAACCTATTGTTGCTCCACCAGCAGCTCAACGTCGCCAGCATCGATATGGTCAATTGGACGCTGTGTATCGAGGTGCTCTTCTACGTCGCGGCCTTGCTGATGTGGCCATTCATCAAGCGTGCGTCAGCGCTCGCGTTGGTGAATTTTTCGCTTGTCGTCATGGCGCTGGTGACATGGTGGCCGGCATCATGGGACACGATTCAAGTCGGATCGACGCCGGTAGTATTGGCGTTTTTCAAGTACCAGCTCATGATGGTCTCCTTCTTGTTTATCGGGACCTTGTTCAATTTCCGGTTGAATCAGCGCATCTCGACCGCAACGCTGTTCGCATCCACCATTGCGATCTTCATCGCTTTTCTTGCAGCGTGGCCACATACGTCGCTGGCCGCTCAGTTCTGGGCGACACCGATCAACTACTTTTATGCTCTAGTTTTGTTTTCATGCTGTTTCGCGCTGCGCGACCGTTTCAGACCGCTGAAGATCGTCGACTTCTTTGCGAACATCAGCTATCCGCTTTATCTCGTACACGCGGTCAGCGGCTACGCGATCATCCGTCTTTTGATGGTTTACCACTTCAGGTACTACCAAGCCGCTGCGGTCGCTCTCATATGCGCTGTTGCGGTCGCCTACATCCTGCACCGAGTCATCGAAATGCCGACCGCGAACATTTGGAATCGGCGTAAACCGATGCCCGACCAGCAAACTCGCGTCGAAAGTGCATGAACACGAAGACGGCCCGGTAAACGCTGGTGCCGGCTCCGTGAGAGGCCTATCGCGCTACGGCGATGACGGCGGAACGGACTCATGGCCGGATATTGAGTCCGCCGACACTTCCCGGCGCTGAACTCGCGAACCATTCTAAGAATCACCCGGAGCGGAATATTCGGATGTCCTCGCTCACCGCGATTGCTTCGCAACCGTGAGCAGCGCGGAATCGCCGAGAAAGCCGACATCGATCGCGTTGCCGTTCAGGCTCTCGTCGACGGACGGCGCGTCATCCTCCCGAAAAATAGGTTCCGTGTCGACCCGTCCCGCATTCAGCCCGCCGGGAAGCCGTTCGAATGATTCCTCGACAGATATTTCGTGCGCGAAATAATTCTCGACCTATATTTCGCATACGAAATAACTGCCCGACACGAGGACGGCCATGACGCCAGAACCCATCGAGTTTTCCGCCGCCGACGGCTACCCGCTGCGCGGCACGCTGTGGTCGCCGGACGCGCCGCCGCGCGCGCTGGTGTTGATCCATCCGGCAACCGCCGTGCCGGAGCGGCTGTATGCGGGCTTCGCGCGCTTTCTGACCGAGCGCGGCTTCGCGGCGCTGACCTACAACTATCGCGGCATCGGCGCGTCGCGGCCCGCGCGGCTGAGCGCGCTGCAGGCCCGCATGCGCGATTGGGTCGAACTCGACGTCGGCGCCGCGATCGCGTGGGCGCGCGAGACATACGACGGGCTGCCGCTGTTGGCGGTCGGGCATAGCGTCGGCGGGCATGCGATCGGGTTGTCGGCCGGCACCGCGCATCTGCGCGCGGCCGTGCTCGTCGCCGCGCACGCGGGCAGCACGCGGCTGATTTCCGGCGCGGCGGAGCGGCTGAAGGTGCGGCTAATCCTGCGCGTGCTCGGCCCGCTCGCGTCCGCGCTGCTCGGCTACGTGCCCGGCAAACGGCTCGGGCTCGGCGAGGATCTCCCCGCCGGCGTGTTCCGCGAATGGAGCCGCTGGACCACGCTGCCGCGCTACTTCTTCGACGATCCGACGCTCGGTGCGGCCGAGCGCTTCTCGAAGCAACAGTTGCCGATTCTCGCGCTCGGCTTCGACGACGATCCGTGGGCGAACCCGCCCGCGATCGACCTGCTGGTAAGCTACCTGACCCGCGCGGCCATCGAACGCCGCCAGATTGATCCGCACGCCGCGGGCAGCGGGCCGGTCGGGCACATGGGCTTCTTCCGCAGCCGGCCCGGCGCCGTGCTGTGGCCCGCGGTCGCCGACTGGCTCGCGCAGGCGCTCGACGCGCCGCGCGAGGCGGGCCGCCCGTCCCTTTCCATTGCTGCCGGGAACCAAGCTTGAGCGAAGACCGACGACTATTTTTCCTGTTGAACATCGGCCAGCGGCGCGTGCAGCGCTGGGTCGACCGCAAGGCCGAAACCGATTCGCGCGCCAGCGCCGCGCAGGCCGGCGTGCT
Protein-coding sequences here:
- a CDS encoding acyltransferase family protein; the encoded protein is MTQIKRDGKIVFANQLRGLAVLSVIVAHYLGVYWFGRDVVAQTIGAPIVEGGAPRIFPYVFFAPTFNYGPFGVAVFFLISGFVIPFSLEKLGGVKFITARLFRIFPTYWAATLVTLGAIYLSTRYWGSPFYVTSDQATWNLLLLHQQLNVASIDMVNWTLCIEVLFYVAALLMWPFIKRASALALVNFSLVVMALVTWWPASWDTIQVGSTPVVLAFFKYQLMMVSFLFIGTLFNFRLNQRISTATLFASTIAIFIAFLAAWPHTSLAAQFWATPINYFYALVLFSCCFALRDRFRPLKIVDFFANISYPLYLVHAVSGYAIIRLLMVYHFRYYQAAAVALICAVAVAYILHRVIEMPTANIWNRRKPMPDQQTRVESA
- a CDS encoding serine aminopeptidase domain-containing protein, whose protein sequence is MTPEPIEFSAADGYPLRGTLWSPDAPPRALVLIHPATAVPERLYAGFARFLTERGFAALTYNYRGIGASRPARLSALQARMRDWVELDVGAAIAWARETYDGLPLLAVGHSVGGHAIGLSAGTAHLRAAVLVAAHAGSTRLISGAAERLKVRLILRVLGPLASALLGYVPGKRLGLGEDLPAGVFREWSRWTTLPRYFFDDPTLGAAERFSKQQLPILALGFDDDPWANPPAIDLLVSYLTRAAIERRQIDPHAAGSGPVGHMGFFRSRPGAVLWPAVADWLAQALDAPREAGRPSLSIAAGNQA